tttatatccttccataaggtaaaaaataaatagacttttatatttatagatttttaattcaataaacagTCTAAACTTATAAATCTACATTGGTATCGATTCTGTTATACACAATCTTAAAGCACTtaagttgaaaaaataataattattaaatattctaatttcaCGTATGTTATTGAGAAATGCTATGAAactggaatatttaatattaaatattttataagcaattatggctcattttttttatattatgtttgaatttttttccgTCTAAATTGGTTTGATCTATTTTGACGAAATACTTTTTTGAACTTATTAGTTCATCTGGATGGAATGGTTGGTCCTTGTGATTGTAAGGTGTTGTTGCCATCATtcagaattattttctttaattttccgCGACGtttctttttaatgtatttttatcttcatattaggacgcccgacagaagtgatactAAGAACTTAAACTGTAcgaaatacggctagcgctATGGTTGGAGTGAAAGAGGAGCCTGCTCACCGCTGCCGTATGcttaagagaaagggaagccagacagacagGCGTAATTTtcagcaaaaaaaaacaactagttTACTTGTTAAATTCCTGCCAATTAGCTTATAAACTATGTACAAGAGAATCAACACTGTTtcctagaatatatttatagcggGAACCACCTTTGAGCTCCATCTAACCTTATAACTTCACCATTTAACATTGGATTTTCTATTATACTAGTAACAAGATGAGCATATTCCGATGGCTTGCCTAATCTTGATGGGAACGGAGTCATTCGTTTCAAGAATTCAATCATCTTCTCtggtaaatatgttattaaggGTGTGTCAAAAAATCCTGCAATAAATAACTATGTATTAGTATCATAAGTATTCTGATGCTAGGCAGAGGCTAACCCTCCTATACGAAGGGAGTATTTGGAACTAAATCTAATACACGGCTCCAATATGGGTTGATATATATTGTTTACTTACAGAACAGTGTTATAATACTTGAGCAAGAACTTTATTATCATACTTCATTGAATAGGAAATAGATATATTGACAGTCATGATAAAAAGACGACcagaaaatattatcttaaataaaattctggCTTTGCTCGCATTTTGAGGATTGGTCGTTCGAgttaaagcttgcttcatacaaaatatcatcATTTCAGTGGTTTGGTTGTGAACGAGCAAtacacagacagagttacttttgcattaaaatatcaGCATAGATTTCACACCTtacaattttaacttatattattactaacttACACTgtggtataaattaaataatatatatacaatacataacatattatatagatgataaaattcAATGTAACCCACCTGGTGCTATTGTTACAACTCGGATACCCCTCGGAGCAAGATCCCTTGCTATTGGTAATGTCATTCCAACAATTGCAGCTGTTGATGCAGCGTAACCTGCTTGACCAATATCACCCTCGTATGCTATAGTTGATgctgtatttattataacaccTCTCTGACCATCTTCTGTTGGTTCATTCTTGCCTATTAAGCCTGCTGCTAACCTTATGACATTAAATGTGCCTATTGTGTTTAcctgtaagaaaaatatatattgatattttatttattgtttttaaaaataataaaaagctgGTGATCTATAGAGCAGGCTTTCTTTATTAACATCTAGATAGACTGTTAAAACGGAgaatacatagaataaaatcATTGCCCACTTATTACAAGCACACAAGTATATTAGTATGATATTTAGCAAGTGTCAAGCATACATACACCAAAATATATTCggttgtttgttttatttctgttgTAGTGCAAAACTCAAtcgagatatataaaaattctaagAAAGCAGACAGAGGCCTTATCACTTAAATAAGCTATACAAcccataatacatttttattaacaaattataatagctAGTGGTCACTCATTGGTTGAAATTTAACCATCATTTGATATCTACAAAACATAAGATACATTGATTTGAAAATATGGAAGAAATTAACTCACAGTGTCTTTAACACAACTGGTAAAATTACGAGTTgaatattgtgtaataaatcatttatctttttttaaatcaataggttttatttattaataaaaatttatgactACTAAATGATAAATCCactataatgaaatttaaaaaaaagtgaaagtTTATTGTGaatcaattttcaaattaaatgataaaacagAAATGTCAATAAAAgctattccttttttaaaagaaaatacttacatttatgcAATTAACAAAATGTTCCATTTCTGTTTCTTTGTCCTGGAAGAAGTTGTAAACCTGACTTGTCTGAGCGTGACCAGCACAATTGACTAGTGTGTCTAATTTACCAAACTTCGACTTGGCTAAATCCAACGCTTTTAAAACATCCTCTTCAGACGTTATCTGTAtatcaatgttaaatatatgttaataaaaagaaCAGTTATAATCTGATTTTTTAtgacaacaattaaaaaaaagatattaaaattcataatttaataattatatacttttagaaTGTTGAGTGTAtggtactaaaaaaaatatttagaaccgtttttaaaatattttcaagtataTTTGTTGTTAGTTGTTCAACTTACATTACCAACAGAAACAAGGACATCATccccaagtttttttttcaactccTGTGCCCTTGTGCCTTGAACATCCAATATAACAACCTTGCCCCCATTTTGAATCAACCTTTCCACGGTCGCTTTTCCAAGACCTGAAGCACCTCCAGTAACTAAACTTACAAGCCCCTGTAAAGAGGTTagctttttgtttatatattatcaatacttAAAATTCTACACTTTTATGCTTTAAATGACAAACCTTTAGCATTCTTATTatggaattttataattataagtagatAATTTTAcaggttttattaattttcacttataagttataatattaagtccTTTGCCCTATCATAAGCAATAAGCATAacctcaatttaaaatttaacactcAAGTCAAGTCTCAAATCTAATGTCACTTTTGTCAATATTTGATACAAGTACTAGAATATAACTGTTGTTATGTACAATAGTTTTGttgattttcttaattattcttagaacattttcttaattattactaGAAATCAATTTATGAGTatgtaataattcattttatatatatagaaaaataatataattagttttgtatAAGTATCCGATTTGTATACACCGACGACCGATGTTTGcgaaaaacaatgaaaattgaaaatggTGGATTagcattttattatgttttcttaTTATCCATGGCTTAATAAGTCTAATTCTttaaatgatatgatatgaaaaaaatataattcaaattcaacACAATAGCCTgacttttactaataaaataatcccACACTAAAGTATACGAGTTCGTATCAAAAAGCGCtccatatattacttatatttacaacAGCTGAACAAGACCGAACTTATAATGGCGAAAGTCGAACAACCTATATTCATCCTGCCAAAGAAACGAAATGGAAAGAAGCCAAATGCAATCGCCGGGCACGTTGATCATATAATCACAGTGCAGGTTTGTTTAACGTACCGATGTATTTTGTGAGAGTATTTAttgctaaattattattttattgtaaataaaacatttttcttcaaataaaatatattcaaaaatgttcTAATgggtgtttttaattaatttgtaatttaatttattcggttTGCGATTTTAGGGAGCTGTGGATACTGAATTGCCGTCGAAATACAAAAACGGACTTTCGCCGGTTTCTGAGCATGTAGTTAATGGAATTATCCATTCAACAATGGAAGGTCTCAAatctaatatgaaaataaatcttcCAATCATCAATGATGTTAATGATGAAGAAATTACTGAAAATCAATTACAGTTGGATCAGAAGCCTTTAAGCTTACAGAAGAATGGCTACCAACCGCTGTCAACAATACACAGCAGCCGTGAAATTATTGATCTATCGCCAATATACGAGAACTCTTCCGACGCATGCTCCAGCCACGGTGACttgaaagaaataaatgataacGATATCCAAAGAAGCTGCCGAATTTTGAATTCAGAATACAATGAGAGTTCTTGTGCCACACCAAACAGCTTATCGCAAACACAGTCTGAAAACAGTTTTGAAATGGGTCCGCTGACCGACAGTCTTAAAAACAGTGCTAAAAGGAGAAAACGTGTCAACATTGTGCCTGGTATCGTAGAAACTGACAACACTGACACAGAGATCACAGCTCTAAGAGTAGAATCAGAAGGATCAATATCCCCAGAATTTTCTTTGTCTGAGAGTAAAGACTGCTATTTGACCATGACAGGTACTATTAAAAGGGGAAAAAAGAAGGGCCAGAATGTCGATGTCAAGTTAAACATATCAAGGGAGGAGTTAGAAATAATTGAAGCAACAATTGTTGCAGAGGAGTATAACAAAATGGATGTTTCAAAATGTTCCTTGTACAATGGGccgcatatatttttattcagccTTCTCTGCATTCCGTTTGTTGCTTTCATATCATCAATGTATTCATTCTATACGGGTACCATGGcttggtataatatatttaca
Above is a window of Vanessa atalanta chromosome 19, ilVanAtal1.2, whole genome shotgun sequence DNA encoding:
- the LOC125071502 gene encoding uncharacterized protein LOC125071502, translating into MAKVEQPIFILPKKRNGKKPNAIAGHVDHIITVQGAVDTELPSKYKNGLSPVSEHVVNGIIHSTMEGLKSNMKINLPIINDVNDEEITENQLQLDQKPLSLQKNGYQPLSTIHSSREIIDLSPIYENSSDACSSHGDLKEINDNDIQRSCRILNSEYNESSCATPNSLSQTQSENSFEMGPLTDSLKNSAKRRKRVNIVPGIVETDNTDTEITALRVESEGSISPEFSLSESKDCYLTMTGTIKRGKKKGQNVDVKLNISREELEIIEATIVAEEYNKMDVSKCSLYNGPHIFLFSLLCIPFVAFISSMYSFYTGTMAWYNIFTHVTEDFSCIKKVLLAPIVILSYPFLIVLFTIGLGLYAGISQLTFSGANWWKDVCDFEKGFYGWLCNTLGLSECCPYEVVVLMDVKQ
- the LOC125071331 gene encoding 3-hydroxyacyl-CoA dehydrogenase type-2-like, whose protein sequence is MLKGLVSLVTGGASGLGKATVERLIQNGGKVVILDVQGTRAQELKKKLGDDVLVSVGNITSEEDVLKALDLAKSKFGKLDTLVNCAGHAQTSQVYNFFQDKETEMEHFVNCINVNTIGTFNVIRLAAGLIGKNEPTEDGQRGVIINTASTIAYEGDIGQAGYAASTAAIVGMTLPIARDLAPRGIRVVTIAPGFFDTPLITYLPEKMIEFLKRMTPFPSRLGKPSEYAHLVTSIIENPMLNGEVIRLDGAQRWFPL